Part of the Leptospira ellinghausenii genome, ATCATCATTAAATTATCCAGCTTTATAATTTTTGCTTACAGCAATATTTGAAGCAGATATTTTCTTCTCTTCCTTAGCTAAGCCTGTTTCATCGATGATGAACTTAATTGGCTGTGGGTTACTAGTATCTGATTCTTCCATAGTTACCAAAAACATGCAGCCCTTAACTTTATTTAAATATTTTTCATAGCACTTCTTTGCCTGTATATGCGGTGGCTGAGTCTGTTCGTAAGCTTCCTTATTATCTGGAATAGCGTGACTTGAACTTATAAGAAACGATCCTTCTTTTCCGTATAAAAGTAATTCTTCAATTTTTTCTTTCGGAATAGTTATTTCTTTGCCTTTTTCATCGCTTAGGGCTAAATAACTTGAATGATGAGGAACGTTAAATATATCCCACTTTAGTCTGTCTTCATTATTTCTCTTTTGCGACTTTGTGACAATATCCTCTAAAATATCCCACTTTGAATCCCCGACTGCGAGATAATCGTATATATCAGCTCCAATTTTAAACCTAATATTAAATATTAGAGAAGCTTCATTTCGAAATTCTTCATTCTCATCGACATGCTTCACAAAAGGAGAATGACAAAAAAATTCAACTCCATCGACAGCTAAAGAAAAATCGGGTACTAGCTGACCAGCATCGATAATCAAATGCTTTCTATCTTCAACGGAAATATTATTTTCATTGAGCCAGTCCTTTAAACGATCGGGTTTTGAAAAAACTCGGATTCCTTCTCCTTTTTTTAATCGGTATCGTGCTTCTTGTCTCCATATTACAAATTCACTACTCTGATCCTCATTTGCTGCTTGTTCCAAAATCATAGCTGCTGGAACCCAAAGGGTCTTAATCTTAATTCTTCCTTCACCTTGATATTTTGAGGCAAAATTTAATTCAAAGAATTCGGTGCTATTTTCTATATGATCCTTATCACCATGTGTAAAAGCTACAACATCAAAATAATCTCTGTTAGCTTCATCTAGCTCTTTTTTAAGCCTACCTTTAAGGTTTATTTCTGGTCCTCCATTTTCCTCTTCTGTCTTTTTGATATGTCTAAAGTCCATTAAAATGCGCTTTTTGTTGTTTAAAATAATCTGACTTGTATCACCATTTCCGACTGGGTAAAAAATAATTTCATGTTTCATAACAATACCTTCTTTGTGAAATATTATCCTATAATAGGATAATGACATTATGTCGTCAAGTAAAAGAGTTGAAATATTTTCCTATTTTAGTATATTTTACACGTGAGCATAAATGAAATAGTTGCCCTTAAAATCCGAGAGCTGCGAGAATCTAGCTTTTCTGGAAAAGGAATCTCTCAGACTGAATTAGCAAAAAAATTAAATAAAACTCCAAATACCATTTCCAGATGGGAAACGGGAGAGTATAAACCGAGAATTGAAGACTTGTATGAACTTGCTAAGTTTTTTAAAGTATCAATCCTTACATTTCTGCCAGGCGACACCGTAGGAACTGAAAAAGATCAGAAAATTGATATGATGTTTAGAGGAATGTCAGGACTTTCGGACAAAGAATTAAATGAAATATCAAACTATTTAGAGTTCTA contains:
- a CDS encoding helix-turn-helix transcriptional regulator, with the protein product MSINEIVALKIRELRESSFSGKGISQTELAKKLNKTPNTISRWETGEYKPRIEDLYELAKFFKVSILTFLPGDTVGTEKDQKIDMMFRGMSGLSDKELNEISNYLEFYIAKKQLNAIQKKSPGRKRKDESNTV